The sequence GTTCATCGGGTTGACAAGTCCGGCCGCGTCGCCCACGGCCACCCAGCCCGGACCGTGCCTGCGGACCGCACTCATGGGAAGGCGCCAGGCCCGAGGGCGCTCCAGGTAGGGCCCGAGCGCCCAGGCATCCTGCACCTGCGCGTGGTAGGAGTCGAGCAGGGAGTTCAGGTTGAGGCGGCTGAAGTGCTTCATCGTGGACAACGACCCGGCGCCGATGTTGACCGTCCCGTCTCCGGCCGGGAAGATCCAGCCGTATCCCGGCACAGCGTTGCCGTCGGGGTCGCGCATGGTCAGGCAGGCTTCGATGTAGCGCTCGGCGTGACGGGGGGAGGCCGCATAGCTGCGGATCGCCACCCCGTAGGGCTCGCCGGCCACCCGGGTGGCGCCCAGCAGCCGGGCGGCGGCGCCGGGCGCCCCGGTGGCGGCCACCACCATTCCCGCCCGCCAGAGGCGCCCGCCGGCTTCGACCCCCACAACTCCGTCACCCTCGAAAACCGGTAGGGCCTCGGTATCCCAGACCACGCGGGCGCCCGCTTCGGTGGCGGCGTCCACGAGGGCGGCGTCCAGCTTGCGGCGGGGGAGGACCGCTCCGCGAGCCGGGAAGCGGCTGGTCTCGGGCCAGCGCAGCATCCGCTCGGTCTTCCCGGCGATCATCCGCAGGCCTTCGACGGGGTGGAAGGCGCCGAGGTCGATGCCCAGCTCTTCGAGGGCGCCGACGGCCCGGGGGGTGAGCCCGTCGCCGCACACCTTGTCGCGGCCGTAGGGAGCGCGGTCGAAGACCACCGTCCT is a genomic window of bacterium containing:
- a CDS encoding NAD(P)/FAD-dependent oxidoreductase; this encodes MDTVDLVVIGAGPAGAATAIRAARQGVRTVVFDRAPYGRDKVCGDGLTPRAVGALEELGIDLGAFHPVEGLRMIAGKTERMLRWPETSRFPARGAVLPRRKLDAALVDAATEAGARVVWDTEALPVFEGDGVVGVEAGGRLWRAGMVVAATGAPGAAARLLGATRVAGEPYGVAIRSYAASPRHAERYIEACLTMRDPDGNAVPGYGWIFPAGDGTVNIGAGSLSTMKHFSRLNLNSLLDSYHAQVQDAWALGPYLERPRAWRLPMSAVRRHGPGWVAVGDAAGLVNPMNGEGIDYGLESGIIAADLFVENPVSAPERYDRVVSERFDAFLRTGRRFSLLIGHPAILNAGLRVAVGTQAIARITLRVMGNLVDSETPGAAGRVLGATDRILALAEPLLRRTRARA